CTTTTCGGCTTGTTGTACCTCAATCCCGGAATTGCGTGTTGCATTGGGTTCCGTTTCATTTTTGCAGGATATCAAAAAACCTGATAAACAAATAAGGGCTATAATTTTTAAGTGTCTCATATCAGAATATATTACGAACCGAAAATAGCGATTTATAAATTACCTTATTCATTTTCAGGGATGAATTCCATAATGTCCCCGGGCTGGCATTCCAACACTTCGCATATCGCCTCAAGGGTAGAGAAGCGTATCGCTTTCGCCTTCCCGGTCTTCAGGATAGATAGGTTGGCTGTGGTAATGCCTACCTTATCGGCCAGTTCGTTGCTGCGCATTTTGCGTTTAGCCAGCATTACGTCGAGATTGATGATAATGGGCATAGGCTAAATGGTTAGGTCGCTTTCCTGCTGCAGCTCGTATCCGTAATTCAGTAGCTTGCTTAATACTACCAATGAAAGCCCTGTAAAAACTATGGCAAGATTTACGTCAAAGCTTATGCTCAGGGTCAGTATTTGCTGACGGCCCGGGGTTCCGGCGGTTTCCTGATAATAGGCAGCTCCGTCTATAAACTGCATTACCAGTGCTCCGGTAACAAATAGTAATAACTGGTATACCAACAGGCAATTGCCTACTTTCCATATAGTACGGCTAAGGCTGCTGTTAAATGAAAAATCGTTTTTAAGCTTCCTGAACAGCAACGTAAGCTGAAAGAGGATAAAAATGATGCATAGCATGAACGAATAATTCCGCACAGCCAGAATGATGGCCAGCCAAATGCTTTTAGGCTTGATAGTTATGTAGGCTTCTACGGCCGCCGGCGACAGGCTGATTGTTTCTTCATTGGCATCAGCGCCTTCTCCTGTCCATATCTTTTTTGTCTGTACGGTAAAGGTTTTCGCATAGGTTGTATCGTTTAAAACAGAATTAATTTCTGCTCTGCTAACACCTGCACAGGCGCCATCCTTTATTATAACGGAACCTGATCCGAAAGAAGAATGTTCATCGGATGTATTTTGCTTAAAATTTATAATGCTATCGAATGTCATCACCCGCATATTAGCTGACATGTTATAGCCAGTCAAATGATTCGGATAAGGTCTAAAGTTATCCAGTTGCTTTTCCTGAAATATATCAAAGCCAACTA
Above is a genomic segment from Flavobacterium album containing:
- a CDS encoding helix-turn-helix domain-containing protein codes for the protein MPIIINLDVMLAKRKMRSNELADKVGITTANLSILKTGKAKAIRFSTLEAICEVLECQPGDIMEFIPENE
- a CDS encoding DUF2975 domain-containing protein, producing the protein MQKQQRKDRLVSRLYYVSAVALLLFTAYFAMIVGFDIFQEKQLDNFRPYPNHLTGYNMSANMRVMTFDSIINFKQNTSDEHSSFGSGSVIIKDGACAGVSRAEINSVLNDTTYAKTFTVQTKKIWTGEGADANEETISLSPAAVEAYITIKPKSIWLAIILAVRNYSFMLCIIFILFQLTLLFRKLKNDFSFNSSLSRTIWKVGNCLLVYQLLLFVTGALVMQFIDGAAYYQETAGTPGRQQILTLSISFDVNLAIVFTGLSLVVLSKLLNYGYELQQESDLTI